In the genome of Vespa crabro chromosome 17, iyVesCrab1.2, whole genome shotgun sequence, one region contains:
- the LOC124430147 gene encoding forkhead box protein C1-B isoform X2, with product MCSNESPPPAKEPLAVGLGNPMAGFLPGLEHYRLQLYHYAMAERLRLAQQLHPQHPGVGHPPSGSPGHLGMGAAFPAPLPLYPAAAAGYPSRLALSMALLHPHHQRIPEEPKPQHSYIGLIAMAILSSPEKKLVLSDIYQHILEHYPYFRTRGPGWRNSIRHNLSLNDCFVKSGRSANGKGHYWAIHPANLEDFRRGDFRRRKAQRKITGIWTSPAPPPPPPPPHSHHHHHHHHHHHHQQQQQQQQQQQQQQQQQQQQQQQQHTFQNRSIRQSSSLQPSRKRQFDVASLLAPDDQHHIESDLRSNKSRRFSCSEEDELHDLQEHEQEQDEDVDVDVDVDVVAESNAIPSPNGTTPSASPEAKLVSPIGHWNDRSLQTGPQQLPSLHLHNHVHVRNYYVPANASNASGV from the exons atgtgcAGCAACGAAAGTCCACCGCCAGCTAAGGAACCATTGGCCGTTGGATTGGGTAATCCAATGGCCGGTTTCTTACCAGGATTGGAACATTATCGTCTTCAACTTTATCATTATGCCATGGCCGAGAGATTACGTTTGGCCCAACAATTACATCCTCAACATCCTGGTGTCGGTCATCCACCGTCGGGTTCACCAGGACATCTTGGAATGGGCGCCGCTTTTCCCGCACCATTGCCATTGTATCCAGCTGCAGCGGCTGGATATCCAAGTCGATTGGCATTGTCAATGGCATTACTTCATCCCCATCATCAGAGAATACCGGAGGAACCGAAACCCCAACACAGTTATATCGGTTTAATAGCTATGGCTATATTGTCATCGCCGGAAAAAAAATTGGTCCTTTCGGATATCTATCAGCATATACTCGAACATTATCCATATTTTCGTACCCGCGGTCCAGGCTGGAGAAATTCTATAAGACATAATCTCTCGTTGAACGATTGTTTCGTTAAATCGGGTAGAAGTGCCAACGGGAAGGGTCATTATTGGGCTATTCATCCGGCAAATCTCGAGGATTTTAGACGCGGTGATTTTCGTAGACGTAAAGCCCAAAGAAAG ATCACGGGAATTTGGACGAGTCCTGCGCCACCGCCGCCCCCTCCACCTCCGCAttctcatcatcatcatcaccatcatcatcatcatcatcatcaacagcagcaacaacaacaacaacagcaacaacaacagcaacagcaacaacaacagcaacaacagcaacaacataCTTTTCAAAATCGTTCGATCAGACAATCATCGTCTCTTCAACCATCGAGAAAACGACAGTTCGACGTAGCTTCTCTATTGGCGCCGGATGATCAACATCACATCGAGTCGGATTTAAGATCGAACAAATCAAGAAGATTCAGTTGCAGCGAGGAAGACGAGTTACATGATCTTCAAGAACACGAACAGGAACAAGACGAGGACGTTGACGTAGACGTCGACGTTGACGTTGTAGCTGAGAGCAATGCTATTCCGTCGCCGAACGGGACAACGCCATCGGCTAGTCCAGAGGCGAAATTGGTCTCACCGATTGGACATTGGAACGATCGGAGTTTACAAACTGGACCACAACAATTACCATCCCTTCATCTTCACAATCACGTACACGTTAGGAATTATTACGTACCGGCAAACGCCAGTAACGCTTCTGGTGTCTAA
- the LOC124430147 gene encoding forkhead box protein C1 isoform X1 codes for MCSNESPPPAKEPLAVGLGNPMAGFLPGLEHYRLQLYHYAMAERLRLAQQLHPQHPGVGHPPSGSPGHLGMGAAFPAPLPLYPAAAAGYPSRLALSMALLHPHHQRIPEEPKPQHSYIGLIAMAILSSPEKKLVLSDIYQHILEHYPYFRTRGPGWRNSIRHNLSLNDCFVKSGRSANGKGHYWAIHPANLEDFRRGDFRRRKAQRKVRRHMGLAVDEEPDSPSPPPLPATPPPSASALVGPTVASQQITGIWTSPAPPPPPPPPHSHHHHHHHHHHHHQQQQQQQQQQQQQQQQQQQQQQQQHTFQNRSIRQSSSLQPSRKRQFDVASLLAPDDQHHIESDLRSNKSRRFSCSEEDELHDLQEHEQEQDEDVDVDVDVDVVAESNAIPSPNGTTPSASPEAKLVSPIGHWNDRSLQTGPQQLPSLHLHNHVHVRNYYVPANASNASGV; via the coding sequence atgtgcAGCAACGAAAGTCCACCGCCAGCTAAGGAACCATTGGCCGTTGGATTGGGTAATCCAATGGCCGGTTTCTTACCAGGATTGGAACATTATCGTCTTCAACTTTATCATTATGCCATGGCCGAGAGATTACGTTTGGCCCAACAATTACATCCTCAACATCCTGGTGTCGGTCATCCACCGTCGGGTTCACCAGGACATCTTGGAATGGGCGCCGCTTTTCCCGCACCATTGCCATTGTATCCAGCTGCAGCGGCTGGATATCCAAGTCGATTGGCATTGTCAATGGCATTACTTCATCCCCATCATCAGAGAATACCGGAGGAACCGAAACCCCAACACAGTTATATCGGTTTAATAGCTATGGCTATATTGTCATCGCCGGAAAAAAAATTGGTCCTTTCGGATATCTATCAGCATATACTCGAACATTATCCATATTTTCGTACCCGCGGTCCAGGCTGGAGAAATTCTATAAGACATAATCTCTCGTTGAACGATTGTTTCGTTAAATCGGGTAGAAGTGCCAACGGGAAGGGTCATTATTGGGCTATTCATCCGGCAAATCTCGAGGATTTTAGACGCGGTGATTTTCGTAGACGTAAAGCCCAAAGAAAGGTACGAAGGCATATGGGTTTAGCCGTTGACGAGGAACCTGACAGTCCTAGTCCACCACCATTACCAGCTACACCACCACCTTCCGCATCGGCGTTAGTTGGTCCAACCGTTGCTTCTCAACAGATCACGGGAATTTGGACGAGTCCTGCGCCACCGCCGCCCCCTCCACCTCCGCAttctcatcatcatcatcaccatcatcatcatcatcatcatcaacagcagcaacaacaacaacaacagcaacaacaacagcaacagcaacaacaacagcaacaacagcaacaacataCTTTTCAAAATCGTTCGATCAGACAATCATCGTCTCTTCAACCATCGAGAAAACGACAGTTCGACGTAGCTTCTCTATTGGCGCCGGATGATCAACATCACATCGAGTCGGATTTAAGATCGAACAAATCAAGAAGATTCAGTTGCAGCGAGGAAGACGAGTTACATGATCTTCAAGAACACGAACAGGAACAAGACGAGGACGTTGACGTAGACGTCGACGTTGACGTTGTAGCTGAGAGCAATGCTATTCCGTCGCCGAACGGGACAACGCCATCGGCTAGTCCAGAGGCGAAATTGGTCTCACCGATTGGACATTGGAACGATCGGAGTTTACAAACTGGACCACAACAATTACCATCCCTTCATCTTCACAATCACGTACACGTTAGGAATTATTACGTACCGGCAAACGCCAGTAACGCTTCTGGTGTCTAA
- the LOC124430204 gene encoding mitochondrial import inner membrane translocase subunit Tim17-A-like, with translation MEYTREPCPWRIIDDCGGAFAMGLIGGSLFQSFIGFRNAPSGFRRRLYGGLSAIKIRGPQVAGNFAVWGGLFSAFECTLIGCRSKEDPWNSIMSGALTGGVLAARTGIPSMLGSATFGGFLLALIEGVGIMVTRLQADFFAQHNTIYELEQVPNGKRFVYMGNVSNVERQSNNVPTNLELERIAKVW, from the exons atggaaTATACACGAGAACCGTGTCCTTGGAGAATAATCGACGATTGTGGGGGTGCGTTTGCGATGGGCTTAATAGGAGGCTCACTTTTTCAA AGCTTTATCGGTTTCCGTAATGCACCGTCAGGCTTTCGAAGACGACTTTATGGTGGTTTGAGTGCAATAAAGATACGGGGACCTCAAGTGGCCGGTAACTTCGCAGTATGGGGTGGCCTATTCTCAGCGTTCGAGTGTACCCTGATTGGTTGTCGTTCGAAGGAAGACCCATGGAATTCGATAATGAGCGGCGCATTGACTGGCGGCGTTTTAGCTGCCAGAACTGGGATACCATCGATGTTGGGTAGCGCTACATTTGGTGGCTTTTTATTGGCACTGATAGAGGGTGTCGGTATCATGGTGACCCGTCTTCAAGCGGATTTTTTTGCACAACATAATACCATATACGAATTGGAACAAGTACCGAACGGCAAGAGATTTGTTTACATGGGAAATGTGTCCAACGTTGAAAGACAATCGAATAATGTACCGACCAATTTAGAACTCGAACGAATAGCCAAAGTTtggtaa